One stretch of Oceanimonas pelagia DNA includes these proteins:
- a CDS encoding response regulator: MSECLALFAVVPFIHNASITGNRKRRFDSLRLRLLPLVVGLLLVVANISLARAEKSESDQQFSMLSDLLHEHFESALLSLDEIIKALAAFMLSSHKVEPAEFDYYARRLLNKEGIEGLAWIPRVSAAERARFEGEAGIAIREQDGRGGLQYAGSRAMYYPFALMVVPRGRLPMAGFDLGSTEQAAALEQAIASGRTVLLRRSAIHAEEPERPDDWRYLMPVYMPGFNAEQASPQERQGSFLGFASVLIYFDELAKALAHSMEARGVSVCVTMTAHDGTDPVTILDNRGPAQKNRAPDWFNHPEYLADRTFLMKSWSVSPWQPAQSLFMQLWMLGGMVLMLLVTSYVVNTQLHNVRTVQRIARRTEALKKTRMELAGILDSLTNYIVEVDAAGRVTKVNQSLLNDYGGHKQQLLGRQITDIPWLQNLPAARQQLKRDLNRAWQGLRTRRDFMLYRQSRQPFFVDVNVIPISGGRGEVEKVIISAIDITERKTAEDNLKKSGQMLLAMNQSLEGLVDERTQELKALTGQLEDRVRERTAELVQARQEAERANQSKSYFLATMSHEIRTPLNGVIGMLDVMARTDLTRRQQEILDIIQYSALSLKELINAILEFSKIESGKVELEKTPFDIIHMIEQTCVALDQQASAQGVELMLFVDPSLPERVISDSLRLRQILLNLVSNAIKFSSIRKPGKVSVRASLSDNGRSSIVVQFEVADNGVGMSQEAIASIFEAFTQADSGTTRRFGGTGLGLTISHHLITLLNGDIQVQSEPERGSCFTVTLPFELEHEYSPSPRYDTRLDGLGCLVIGGNQGVSEDLLCYLRHERARVHFAPDIESARQLRDLYPEGRCIWIYDATRQRFPVAQLRQAAAAWPEHRVSFVTLERGARRRARKVADDHVMLDANVLRRAAFIEAVAGAAGYVELPDKQALMARAKARETLAPRPGARILVAEDNVVNQKVIWQQLALLGYEADMADNGAVALALYRQHHYDLLLTDLNMPEMDGYQLTRRLRQEDGSQASIPIIALTANAFKEDMARCLEAGMNDYLSKPVELEKLKEMLGRWLSAPLSSPAMTKTQSEPVNEPVDAGVLRELVGGDEALCAELLQDYQQQLERQIREVREAADIGDIKRLEELVHSMKSSSRSVGALALGDVCHQVEVTCHTDPQQLSRNRVQRLEMEAARVIEFLKLNKK; the protein is encoded by the coding sequence TTACTATGCCCGGCGCCTGCTGAATAAAGAGGGCATAGAAGGGCTGGCCTGGATCCCTCGGGTTTCTGCTGCTGAGCGTGCCCGTTTTGAGGGCGAAGCGGGAATTGCCATTCGTGAGCAGGATGGGCGGGGCGGCCTGCAATATGCCGGCTCCAGAGCGATGTATTATCCCTTTGCCTTGATGGTTGTTCCTCGCGGCCGCCTTCCCATGGCTGGCTTTGATTTGGGCAGCACCGAACAGGCTGCCGCACTGGAGCAGGCCATTGCCAGCGGCAGGACTGTGTTGCTGCGGCGCAGTGCCATTCATGCCGAAGAGCCCGAAAGACCCGATGACTGGCGTTATCTGATGCCGGTCTATATGCCCGGTTTTAATGCCGAGCAGGCTTCGCCTCAGGAAAGGCAAGGTTCTTTTCTTGGCTTTGCCAGCGTGCTGATCTATTTCGACGAGCTGGCCAAAGCGTTGGCGCACAGCATGGAAGCCCGTGGCGTTAGCGTGTGCGTGACCATGACCGCACACGATGGCACGGATCCCGTGACCATTCTGGATAACCGCGGTCCGGCGCAAAAAAACAGGGCGCCCGACTGGTTTAATCACCCGGAATATCTTGCCGACAGAACCTTTTTGATGAAAAGCTGGTCTGTGAGTCCCTGGCAGCCGGCCCAGTCACTTTTTATGCAACTCTGGATGCTGGGCGGAATGGTACTGATGCTGCTGGTGACCTCCTATGTCGTCAATACCCAGCTCCATAATGTGCGCACAGTGCAACGAATTGCCAGGCGCACCGAAGCCTTGAAAAAAACCAGAATGGAGCTGGCCGGCATTCTGGACAGCCTGACCAATTACATTGTTGAAGTTGACGCCGCCGGCCGTGTTACCAAGGTCAACCAGTCACTGCTCAATGACTATGGGGGACACAAACAGCAACTGCTGGGGCGGCAGATTACCGATATCCCCTGGCTGCAGAACCTGCCGGCCGCCAGGCAACAGTTGAAACGGGATCTTAACAGGGCCTGGCAAGGTCTTCGTACACGAAGGGATTTCATGCTTTACCGACAATCCCGCCAGCCGTTTTTTGTGGATGTAAACGTGATCCCGATTTCCGGTGGTCGGGGGGAAGTGGAAAAGGTGATCATTTCCGCCATTGATATCACCGAACGCAAAACCGCAGAAGATAATCTGAAAAAAAGCGGCCAGATGCTGTTGGCCATGAACCAGTCGCTGGAAGGCCTGGTAGACGAACGTACTCAGGAGCTGAAAGCCCTGACAGGGCAACTCGAAGACAGGGTCAGGGAGCGAACTGCCGAGTTGGTGCAGGCCAGACAGGAAGCCGAGCGGGCCAATCAGTCCAAGTCCTATTTTCTGGCCACCATGAGCCATGAGATTAGAACGCCGCTCAATGGCGTGATCGGCATGCTGGATGTGATGGCCAGGACCGATCTGACCCGCCGGCAACAAGAGATCCTGGATATCATTCAGTATTCCGCCCTGTCGCTGAAAGAGCTGATCAATGCGATTCTGGAGTTTTCCAAAATCGAGTCCGGCAAGGTGGAGCTGGAAAAAACGCCCTTTGATATCATTCACATGATTGAACAAACCTGTGTGGCGCTGGATCAGCAGGCCAGTGCCCAGGGGGTGGAGCTCATGCTGTTTGTGGATCCCTCACTGCCCGAGCGGGTGATTTCCGACAGCCTGCGTTTGCGACAGATCCTGCTTAATCTGGTCAGCAATGCCATCAAGTTCAGCAGTATCAGGAAGCCGGGCAAGGTTTCGGTACGGGCCAGCCTGTCGGACAACGGCCGTTCGTCCATCGTGGTCCAGTTTGAGGTGGCCGACAATGGCGTGGGTATGAGCCAGGAGGCCATTGCCAGTATTTTCGAGGCCTTTACCCAGGCCGACTCGGGCACTACCCGTCGCTTTGGCGGCACCGGACTGGGGCTGACCATCAGTCATCATTTGATCACCCTGCTGAACGGTGATATTCAGGTGCAGAGCGAGCCCGAACGGGGCAGTTGCTTTACGGTGACGCTGCCGTTCGAGCTTGAGCATGAATATAGCCCCAGCCCCCGGTACGACACTCGGCTCGACGGGCTGGGTTGCCTGGTGATTGGTGGCAATCAGGGGGTATCTGAAGATCTGCTGTGTTACCTCAGGCATGAACGGGCGCGAGTGCATTTTGCCCCCGATATCGAGTCTGCCCGCCAACTGCGTGACCTCTATCCAGAAGGGCGCTGTATCTGGATTTATGATGCCACCCGCCAGAGATTTCCTGTGGCGCAGCTCAGGCAGGCGGCAGCGGCATGGCCCGAGCACAGGGTAAGTTTTGTTACGCTGGAGCGCGGTGCTCGCCGGCGTGCGAGAAAGGTGGCCGATGATCATGTGATGCTCGATGCCAATGTGCTCAGAAGGGCGGCCTTTATTGAAGCCGTGGCCGGAGCCGCCGGCTATGTTGAGCTGCCCGACAAACAGGCCCTGATGGCCCGGGCGAAGGCCAGGGAAACACTGGCGCCGCGGCCGGGGGCGCGCATTCTGGTGGCCGAAGACAATGTGGTGAATCAAAAGGTCATTTGGCAACAGCTGGCGCTCTTGGGTTATGAGGCCGATATGGCCGACAATGGGGCCGTCGCTCTCGCGCTTTACCGGCAGCATCATTATGATCTGCTGCTTACCGATCTCAACATGCCGGAAATGGACGGTTATCAACTGACCAGAAGGCTGCGTCAGGAGGATGGCAGCCAGGCATCCATTCCCATCATTGCCCTCACGGCCAATGCCTTCAAGGAAGACATGGCCCGCTGCCTGGAAGCGGGAATGAATGATTACCTGAGCAAACCGGTAGAGCTGGAGAAACTGAAGGAGATGCTTGGCCGCTGGCTATCGGCGCCACTGTCTTCACCGGCAATGACAAAAACTCAGTCTGAGCCGGTAAACGAGCCGGTAGATGCCGGTGTTCTCAGAGAACTGGTGGGGGGTGATGAAGCACTGTGCGCAGAATTACTGCAAGACTATCAACAGCAGCTGGAGCGGCAGATACGGGAAGTGCGCGAGGCCGCTGATATCGGTGATATAAAGCGTCTGGAAGAACTCGTACACAGCATGAAGTCCTCTTCCCGCTCGGTGGGGGCCCTGGCGCTTGGCGACGTGTGCCATCAAGTGGAAGTGACCTGTCATACTGATCCGCAGCAATTATCCCGGAACCGTGTGCAACGGCTGGAAATGGAAGCCGCACGAGTGATCGAATTTCTGAAACTTAATAAAAAATAA
- a CDS encoding EAL domain-containing response regulator: MDILVVDDDVVSLKLLIHHLKKLGFSNVRGVESATDALRLIKDENHVPDLVFLDINMPGMDGLALIRELENMQFNGDLVLVSGQDKKILHSSIELSRACKVNLVGHIEKPATQSSLAELFERLDDKGIQAGRHEWQPAGRELAAAIEQRELVNHYQPKICLASGAVAGLEALVRWQYPGLGLMGPDRFIGAAEHYGHIDALTHLVVENALRDCRACLQAEEPLSVSINISMLSLSSPEVMTGLYHLVLEHGVSPRRITFEVTESHVLNDRRQPLEILTRLKMLGFGLSIDDYGTGYSSLRQLRDYPFDELKLDRSFIDGISESVSKRNIYNSTVAMAKDLGMTVVAEGVENIDDLNLLKSTGCNFAQGFLLARPMPIETVLEWLPRNEHPVIAVKI, encoded by the coding sequence ATGGACATATTGGTTGTCGACGATGATGTGGTGTCACTCAAGCTGTTAATTCATCATTTAAAAAAGCTGGGTTTTTCGAATGTCAGGGGCGTCGAAAGTGCAACGGATGCCCTGCGGTTGATAAAGGATGAGAACCATGTTCCCGATCTGGTTTTTCTGGATATCAACATGCCTGGCATGGACGGACTGGCCCTGATCAGAGAGCTGGAAAACATGCAGTTCAATGGTGATTTGGTATTGGTCAGTGGCCAGGACAAGAAAATACTGCACTCTTCCATTGAGTTATCCAGAGCGTGCAAAGTCAACCTGGTAGGGCATATAGAAAAACCGGCCACTCAGTCCAGTCTGGCCGAGCTGTTTGAACGACTTGATGACAAGGGCATTCAAGCCGGCCGCCATGAGTGGCAGCCTGCTGGTCGTGAGCTTGCTGCCGCCATTGAGCAGCGCGAGCTGGTTAACCACTACCAGCCCAAAATCTGTCTTGCCAGCGGCGCCGTAGCCGGGCTGGAGGCGCTGGTTCGGTGGCAGTACCCCGGGCTGGGGCTGATGGGGCCCGACCGGTTTATTGGAGCGGCAGAGCATTATGGCCATATTGATGCGCTTACTCACTTGGTTGTGGAAAATGCTCTGCGGGATTGCCGAGCCTGCTTGCAGGCTGAGGAGCCATTGTCGGTGTCGATCAATATATCCATGCTGAGCCTGTCATCGCCCGAGGTAATGACGGGCCTTTACCATCTGGTGCTGGAGCATGGTGTTTCTCCTCGTCGGATCACCTTTGAGGTCACGGAAAGCCACGTGCTGAATGACAGGCGTCAGCCTCTGGAAATACTGACACGATTAAAAATGCTGGGGTTTGGTCTGTCCATCGATGATTATGGGACAGGATATTCCAGCCTACGTCAGCTAAGGGACTATCCCTTTGATGAATTGAAGCTGGATCGTTCATTTATTGATGGCATCAGTGAAAGCGTGTCAAAACGTAATATATATAACTCTACCGTTGCCATGGCCAAAGACCTTGGTATGACTGTCGTGGCCGAAGGGGTGGAGAACATTGATGATTTGAATTTACTGAAAAGCACTGGTTGCAATTTTGCCCAGGGGTTTCTGCTGGCAAGGCCCATGCCAATAGAGACGGTACTTGAGTGGCTTCCAAGGAATGAGCACCCTGTTATTGCGGTAAAAATATGA